One window of Myxococcus virescens genomic DNA carries:
- a CDS encoding SO2930 family diheme c-type cytochrome, whose product MYRPFIPGLGLAAMLVTAALASCSGDEDGVTPTPDGGGGSIVDSGLPPEDSGTPDAGTGDAGEDAGTPEDAGTNEDAGTPDAGPAFPPNTLSGFGLFTGTPATGGLQPVEGNIPYALTTPLFSDYSVKSRTLYIPPDAQAGYSATDVLDLPVGTIITKTFSFPADLRVPEENVRAIETRVLVHRPGGWEAFPYFWNEAQTEATLANGGRVVRGVRFIGEDGVERTLDYLVPSKNQCLKCHHLQDAQENQVLLPIGVKARYLNQDHDYGNGPINQLQHLANLGRLTGLPPVDQIPRAPNAFNEEDGTLEQRARAYLDINCAHCHNPKGTAGTTSRLFLNVDNTEEFTLGVCKRPGSAGGGVGGEFDIVPGSHSVSILWYRLHTEESGKMMPELGRVLRHDQGSRLIADWIDAMPARACK is encoded by the coding sequence ATGTACAGGCCGTTCATCCCAGGACTGGGCCTCGCCGCGATGCTGGTGACCGCGGCGCTGGCCTCGTGCTCGGGTGACGAGGACGGCGTGACGCCGACCCCGGACGGCGGAGGCGGCTCCATCGTCGACTCCGGGCTTCCGCCCGAGGACAGCGGCACCCCGGACGCGGGCACGGGTGACGCGGGCGAGGACGCCGGCACCCCGGAGGACGCGGGGACGAACGAGGACGCGGGGACGCCCGACGCCGGGCCTGCGTTTCCGCCCAATACCCTGTCGGGCTTCGGCCTCTTCACCGGGACACCCGCGACGGGTGGGCTCCAGCCGGTGGAGGGGAACATCCCCTATGCGCTGACCACGCCGCTCTTCTCCGACTACTCGGTGAAGTCGCGCACGCTGTACATCCCGCCGGACGCGCAGGCCGGGTACTCGGCCACCGACGTGCTGGACCTGCCGGTGGGCACCATCATCACCAAGACGTTCTCCTTCCCCGCGGACCTCCGCGTCCCGGAAGAGAACGTGCGCGCCATCGAGACGCGCGTGCTGGTGCACAGGCCCGGGGGCTGGGAGGCCTTTCCCTACTTCTGGAACGAGGCCCAGACGGAGGCCACGCTGGCCAACGGCGGCCGCGTCGTCCGCGGCGTGCGCTTCATTGGCGAGGACGGCGTGGAGCGGACGCTGGACTACCTGGTGCCCAGCAAGAACCAGTGCCTGAAGTGCCACCATCTCCAGGACGCCCAGGAGAACCAGGTGCTGCTGCCCATTGGCGTGAAGGCCCGCTACCTCAACCAGGACCATGACTATGGCAACGGGCCCATCAACCAGCTTCAGCACCTGGCCAACCTGGGCCGGCTGACGGGGCTGCCTCCGGTCGACCAGATTCCCCGCGCGCCGAACGCGTTCAACGAGGAGGACGGCACGCTGGAGCAGCGCGCACGCGCCTACCTGGACATCAACTGCGCGCATTGCCACAACCCCAAGGGGACGGCGGGCACCACCAGCCGGCTGTTCCTCAACGTGGACAACACGGAGGAGTTCACGTTGGGCGTGTGCAAGCGGCCGGGCTCCGCGGGCGGTGGCGTGGGCGGTGAGTTCGACATCGTCCCCGGCAGCCATTCGGTGTCCATCCTCTGGTACCGCCTGCACACCGAGGAGTCGGGGAAGATGATGCCGGAGCTGGGCCGCGTGCTTCGCCACGACCAGGGCTCACGACTCATCGCCGACTGGATTGACGCCATGCCGGCGCGGGCCTGCAAGTAG
- a CDS encoding ATP-binding protein: MPPSDAAALGSSHRQPASETPVGYPLEHAHTVQFYEDEAIVIDIVEAYIMGGLERGDPLIIIAQASHRQQLIARLVAAGVDTAAVIASGQLALLDARETLARFMVGGRPDWERFREVIGTVIEHSLTAARPGAKVRAYGEMVDVLCLDGMPDVAVELEALWNDLSVLYPLSLLCTYAIGHFGQAAHARPFLDVCKAHAHVIPTERYTRLADTEGRLREVSLLQQRAQALEAEVQQRQQAEQALREALHRRDEFLALAGHELKTPLTALQLQLQSLPSAAARKDGGGRLLERLDKAIRHTERLATHIDGLLDVSRIGEGQVPLMMEPLDLSRLVRETVARAMTPAAEADCPIQLRAEVPIEGVWDPLRIQQVVGNLLVNAFKYGKGRPIEVRVDGAPDHARILVRDHGIGIAPEHQERIFHRFERAVPSSAFGGLGLGLYAARQVVVAHGGTLRVESELGQGATFIVELPYRPQ, encoded by the coding sequence ATGCCTCCATCCGACGCCGCAGCTCTCGGGAGCAGCCACCGGCAGCCAGCCAGCGAAACCCCCGTCGGGTATCCCTTGGAGCATGCCCACACGGTCCAGTTCTATGAGGACGAGGCAATCGTCATCGACATCGTCGAGGCCTACATCATGGGCGGGCTCGAACGAGGAGACCCGCTCATCATCATCGCCCAGGCGAGCCACCGGCAGCAGCTCATCGCGCGGCTGGTGGCCGCGGGTGTGGACACCGCGGCGGTCATCGCGAGCGGGCAGCTCGCCCTGCTCGACGCCCGTGAGACACTCGCGCGCTTCATGGTGGGGGGACGCCCGGACTGGGAGCGCTTCCGCGAAGTCATCGGTACCGTGATTGAGCACAGCCTCACGGCCGCGCGCCCCGGCGCCAAGGTCCGCGCCTACGGCGAGATGGTGGATGTCCTCTGCCTGGATGGGATGCCGGACGTGGCGGTGGAGCTGGAGGCACTGTGGAATGACCTCAGCGTGCTGTACCCCCTGTCCCTCCTGTGCACCTACGCCATCGGCCACTTCGGCCAGGCGGCGCACGCGCGGCCCTTCCTCGATGTCTGCAAGGCGCATGCACACGTCATTCCCACCGAGCGCTACACTCGGCTCGCGGATACGGAAGGGCGGCTGCGAGAGGTCAGCCTCCTCCAGCAGCGCGCCCAGGCACTGGAGGCGGAAGTCCAGCAGCGGCAACAGGCGGAGCAGGCCCTGCGCGAGGCCCTCCATCGCCGGGATGAATTCCTGGCCCTGGCCGGCCACGAGCTGAAGACGCCCCTGACCGCGCTCCAACTCCAACTCCAATCACTCCCCTCCGCCGCAGCGCGGAAGGATGGTGGCGGACGCCTGCTGGAGCGGCTGGACAAGGCCATCCGCCATACCGAGCGGCTCGCCACGCACATCGACGGGTTGCTCGACGTCTCCCGCATAGGAGAGGGCCAGGTGCCCTTGATGATGGAGCCGCTCGACCTGTCGCGGCTCGTCCGGGAAACGGTTGCCCGCGCCATGACTCCGGCGGCCGAGGCGGACTGCCCCATCCAGTTGAGGGCGGAGGTCCCCATCGAAGGCGTGTGGGACCCGCTGCGGATTCAGCAGGTGGTGGGCAACCTCCTGGTCAATGCCTTCAAGTACGGCAAGGGCCGTCCCATCGAGGTGCGGGTGGACGGCGCACCGGACCACGCGCGCATCCTCGTGAGAGACCACGGCATCGGCATTGCCCCCGAGCACCAGGAGCGCATCTTCCACCGCTTCGAACGCGCCGTTCCCTCGAGCGCCTTTGGAGGGCTGGGCCTGGGGCTCTACGCGGCCCGCCAGGTCGTAGTGGCGCACGGCGGCACCCTCCGCGTGGAGAGCGAGCTGGGCCAGGGCGCCACCTTCATCGTGGAGCTGCCCTACCGTCCGCAGTAG
- a CDS encoding ABC transporter permease: protein MSAAAPKSQWLGLGLWLVPVLCFSVLPVAALLWRGLGHSGTGGLDWLLAEGGALGNTLRIATGAAVLAFVLGAPLALVLQRTDLPLRGAFTVLFTLPSAVPAFIWGMGWLSLASPRAGYLNRLLGDDTFDIYGPAGIAFVEGVSGLPLVLLAGAAALRRVDPAVEEAARVCGASTPRALLTTTLPLALPSLLSGAVMVFLMAASSFGVPYLLGVSASPPTRVLTTRIYELVLMGGDEGLARAAQLATPLLLLAPMAMLVTWALGRAGRVRLGAGKGLSSRPFPLGRARGLVLGAVSLTAAALVLLPLGAILLTSLQRSFGAALTWETLTLTHWAGVLLEPRTLHATGRSVLLAAGAGVLVCGLGLAAAVLRRGLRRLGTGVEALAVWPYAVPGTVLALALLLAFSRDLRFILLDRVAFVLALAHTPWLLLIAYVAKYLALGARNSEEALAQLDASLTEAARVSGAGPWRAFVDAPLPLLRPALTAAFVLAFLACATEITMSVLLVPAGTEVLGTLLFELQSYADPAAAAVLACAFIALVVVGQALLALLTRRPLDTR, encoded by the coding sequence ATGAGCGCGGCGGCCCCCAAATCCCAATGGCTGGGGCTCGGCCTGTGGTTGGTGCCGGTGCTCTGCTTCTCCGTGCTTCCGGTGGCCGCGCTGCTCTGGCGAGGCCTGGGCCACTCCGGGACGGGCGGCCTGGACTGGCTGCTCGCCGAAGGTGGCGCGCTGGGAAACACGCTGCGCATCGCCACGGGCGCTGCGGTGCTGGCCTTCGTCCTGGGAGCGCCGCTGGCGCTGGTGCTGCAACGCACCGACCTGCCCCTGCGCGGGGCCTTCACGGTGCTGTTCACCCTGCCCTCCGCCGTGCCCGCGTTCATCTGGGGCATGGGCTGGCTGTCGCTCGCGAGCCCTCGCGCGGGGTACCTCAACCGGCTGCTCGGCGATGACACCTTCGACATCTATGGCCCCGCGGGCATCGCCTTCGTGGAGGGCGTGTCGGGCCTCCCGCTGGTGCTGCTGGCGGGCGCGGCGGCCCTGCGGCGCGTGGACCCGGCGGTGGAGGAAGCCGCGCGCGTCTGCGGCGCGTCGACGCCCCGGGCGCTGCTGACGACGACGCTGCCGCTGGCGCTGCCCTCCCTGCTGTCGGGCGCGGTGATGGTGTTCCTCATGGCGGCCTCGTCCTTCGGCGTGCCGTACCTGCTGGGCGTGTCGGCCTCACCGCCCACGCGGGTGCTCACCACGCGCATCTATGAACTGGTGCTGATGGGCGGTGACGAAGGCCTCGCGCGCGCCGCGCAACTGGCGACGCCGCTGCTGCTGCTCGCCCCCATGGCGATGCTGGTGACCTGGGCGCTGGGCCGGGCCGGCCGCGTCCGCCTCGGCGCGGGCAAGGGCCTGTCGTCCCGTCCCTTCCCGCTGGGGCGCGCACGCGGGCTCGTCCTGGGCGCGGTGAGCCTGACGGCCGCGGCGCTGGTGCTGCTCCCGCTGGGGGCCATCCTCCTCACGTCGCTCCAGCGCAGCTTCGGCGCGGCGCTGACCTGGGAGACGTTGACGCTGACGCACTGGGCGGGTGTGCTGCTGGAGCCGCGCACGCTGCACGCCACGGGGCGCAGCGTCCTGCTGGCGGCGGGCGCGGGTGTCCTGGTGTGTGGGCTGGGGCTCGCGGCGGCGGTGCTGCGACGCGGGCTGCGCCGCCTGGGCACGGGCGTGGAGGCGCTGGCCGTATGGCCCTACGCGGTGCCGGGGACGGTGCTGGCCCTGGCGCTGCTGCTCGCGTTCTCCCGGGACTTGCGCTTCATCCTCCTGGACCGCGTCGCCTTCGTGCTCGCGCTGGCACACACGCCGTGGCTGCTGCTCATCGCCTATGTGGCGAAGTACCTCGCGCTGGGCGCGCGCAACAGCGAGGAGGCGCTCGCGCAACTGGACGCCTCGCTCACCGAGGCCGCGCGGGTCAGTGGTGCCGGCCCCTGGCGCGCGTTCGTGGATGCGCCCCTGCCCTTGCTGCGGCCGGCGCTCACCGCGGCCTTCGTCCTGGCGTTCCTCGCATGCGCGACGGAAATCACGATGTCCGTCCTGCTCGTGCCCGCGGGAACCGAGGTGCTCGGGACGCTGCTGTTTGAACTCCAGAGCTACGCGGACCCCGCCGCCGCCGCGGTGCTGGCATGTGCCTTCATCGCGCTGGTGGTGGTGGGACAGGCGCTGCTCGCGCTGCTGACCCGGCGGCCCTTGGACACGCGGTGA
- a CDS encoding gamma carbonic anhydrase family protein, protein MVISLPHESAPAVPVGGAAHFSLSSSARVLGTLHLGPGANIAQGAVVRSHEGAVRLGAGSAVLENGVIIGLPQQPVTVGERTFLDHRSVVIGAEVGALCNVGGGSILMPGARIGTRCLLAEGTLIPAGTVVPDDSVVVGRPGRILRRTTADDLERLRKRRGGSLDLPGQPLTAFSARDRAEDAPMGQLYTFRDKHPLVHPTATLFSSAEVTGDVIIGPGCIIGPGVKILGDGNGPVRIGAGVQVLANTVLHRLSDHTLTLEDGAIIGPGCTVHGSHVGANTVVEPGAILCDGTRLGRGSFVGAGSLVKQGSAFTDGAHIEGFPATQTGTLASLPPVPRWALRPEDLPGLRRIG, encoded by the coding sequence ATGGTCATCAGCCTGCCGCACGAAAGTGCGCCCGCGGTGCCTGTCGGGGGGGCCGCGCACTTCAGCCTCTCCAGCAGCGCGCGGGTGCTGGGAACTCTCCACCTGGGTCCGGGAGCCAACATCGCGCAAGGCGCGGTGGTGCGCTCGCACGAAGGCGCCGTGCGGTTGGGCGCCGGCTCGGCCGTGCTGGAGAACGGTGTCATCATCGGACTGCCGCAGCAGCCCGTCACGGTGGGAGAGCGTACCTTCCTGGACCACCGCAGCGTCGTCATCGGCGCGGAGGTCGGCGCGCTCTGCAATGTGGGAGGTGGCTCCATCCTCATGCCCGGCGCGCGCATCGGTACGCGCTGCCTGCTGGCGGAAGGAACGCTCATTCCAGCGGGCACCGTGGTGCCGGACGACTCCGTCGTCGTGGGCCGCCCCGGCCGCATTCTCCGTCGAACCACCGCGGATGACCTGGAACGGCTCCGGAAGCGCCGCGGCGGAAGCCTCGACCTGCCGGGCCAGCCACTCACCGCATTCTCCGCGAGAGATCGCGCAGAGGACGCTCCCATGGGACAGCTCTATACGTTTCGCGACAAGCACCCACTGGTGCACCCCACCGCCACCCTCTTCTCCTCGGCCGAGGTGACAGGGGACGTCATCATCGGCCCGGGCTGCATCATTGGCCCCGGGGTCAAAATCCTCGGGGATGGCAATGGTCCAGTCCGCATCGGCGCGGGCGTGCAGGTGCTGGCCAACACCGTGCTGCACCGGCTGTCGGACCACACGCTGACGCTGGAGGACGGCGCCATCATCGGTCCGGGCTGCACAGTGCATGGCAGCCACGTGGGCGCGAACACCGTGGTGGAGCCGGGTGCCATCCTCTGTGACGGAACGCGGCTGGGACGCGGCAGCTTCGTGGGCGCGGGCAGCCTGGTGAAGCAGGGCAGCGCCTTCACGGATGGTGCGCACATCGAAGGCTTCCCGGCGACGCAGACGGGCACGTTGGCGTCCCTGCCGCCGGTGCCCCGCTGGGCGCTGCGGCCGGAAGACCTGCCGGGGCTGCGGCGCATCGGCTAG
- a CDS encoding MATE family efflux transporter, whose product MSESSPVRFEPVPAEAGGPPEEGPQGFWASVKEAIHGTERDLTRLPVRSAIFLLAVPMVLEMMMESVFAVVDVFFVGRLGADAVAAVGLTESLLTIIYAASAGLSIGATALVSRRIGEGDPERAARTAVQAVGLGVVLSIPVSVAGVYFARPLMAMMGGSPWVLEHGIRYTQVMLGGMGSVLLLFLINAIFRGAGDAAIAMRVLWLANAINIVLAPLLIFGVGPFPELGVMGAAVATTFGRSCGVVYQLYRLARGSGRLRLRREHLRLEPGTMLAMLRMSGAGTAQALVGTTSWVVLARIVATFGSAAVAGYTIALRIVLFALLPSWGLSNAAATMVGQSLGAGKPERGEHAVWTAGRINAVFLGSLGLLFVLAANPVVGIFTNDAAVMKEAVLALRILSASFLFYAFGMVLTQAFNGAGDTTTPTVLNICCFWLLELPLAWVLSGPLGLGPPGAFLSISVAFSVMALVAVVLFRRGTWKHRVV is encoded by the coding sequence ATGTCTGAGTCATCCCCGGTCCGGTTCGAACCCGTTCCGGCGGAAGCAGGAGGTCCGCCCGAAGAGGGGCCTCAGGGGTTCTGGGCTTCGGTGAAGGAAGCCATTCACGGAACCGAGAGGGACCTCACCCGGCTTCCAGTTCGCAGCGCCATCTTCCTGCTCGCCGTGCCGATGGTGCTGGAGATGATGATGGAGTCCGTCTTCGCCGTCGTCGACGTCTTCTTCGTCGGCCGGCTGGGGGCGGACGCGGTGGCGGCGGTGGGACTGACGGAGTCGCTGCTCACCATCATCTACGCGGCGTCCGCGGGGCTGAGCATCGGCGCCACGGCGCTGGTGTCCCGCCGCATCGGTGAAGGCGACCCGGAGCGGGCCGCGCGCACGGCGGTGCAGGCGGTGGGGCTGGGCGTCGTGTTGTCCATTCCGGTGTCGGTGGCGGGCGTCTACTTCGCGCGGCCGTTGATGGCGATGATGGGCGGCTCGCCGTGGGTGCTGGAGCACGGCATCCGCTACACGCAGGTGATGCTGGGCGGCATGGGCAGCGTCCTGCTGCTGTTCCTCATCAACGCCATCTTCCGCGGCGCGGGGGACGCGGCCATCGCCATGCGCGTGCTGTGGCTGGCCAACGCCATCAACATCGTGCTGGCGCCGCTCCTCATCTTCGGCGTGGGGCCCTTCCCGGAGCTGGGCGTCATGGGCGCCGCGGTGGCCACCACCTTCGGGCGCTCCTGCGGCGTGGTGTACCAGCTCTACCGGTTGGCGCGGGGCTCCGGCCGGCTGCGGCTGCGGCGCGAGCACCTGCGCCTGGAGCCGGGGACGATGCTGGCCATGCTGCGGATGTCGGGTGCGGGCACGGCCCAGGCGTTGGTGGGCACGACGAGCTGGGTGGTGCTGGCCCGCATCGTGGCCACGTTCGGCAGCGCGGCCGTGGCGGGCTACACCATCGCATTGCGAATCGTGCTGTTCGCGCTGCTGCCTTCGTGGGGGCTGAGCAACGCGGCGGCCACCATGGTGGGACAGAGCCTGGGCGCGGGAAAGCCGGAGCGAGGCGAGCACGCGGTGTGGACGGCGGGGCGCATCAACGCCGTCTTCCTGGGCTCGCTGGGGCTGCTGTTCGTCCTCGCGGCCAATCCCGTGGTGGGCATCTTCACGAACGACGCCGCGGTCATGAAGGAAGCGGTGCTCGCCCTGCGCATCCTCAGCGCCAGCTTCCTGTTCTATGCTTTCGGCATGGTGTTGACGCAGGCCTTCAACGGAGCAGGGGACACCACCACGCCCACCGTGCTCAACATCTGTTGCTTCTGGCTGTTGGAGCTGCCCCTGGCGTGGGTGCTCTCCGGCCCCCTGGGCTTGGGGCCGCCGGGGGCATTCCTTTCCATCTCGGTGGCCTTCTCGGTGATGGCGCTGGTGGCCGTCGTCCTGTTCCGGCGCGGAACCTGGAAGCACCGGGTGGTCTGA
- a CDS encoding 2TM domain-containing protein, with the protein MADTRQRSAPPSFSQNEAADIIREATARALAGKDVDRSLTREDLLAMAREMGVSEAAVESVISARAGRDKAQRRMRRAYMGLASHATSYTIVMGGLTFIDLFSGPGWWVQYPAIGWGMGLAFHAMGTLLAAFNHADKQR; encoded by the coding sequence ATGGCGGACACACGGCAGCGCAGTGCACCTCCGAGTTTTTCCCAGAACGAGGCCGCGGACATCATCCGTGAGGCCACGGCTCGCGCGTTGGCGGGCAAGGACGTGGATCGCTCGCTCACCCGGGAGGACCTGCTCGCCATGGCCCGGGAGATGGGCGTGAGCGAAGCCGCCGTGGAGAGCGTCATCTCCGCGCGCGCGGGACGTGACAAGGCGCAGCGCCGCATGCGCAGGGCCTACATGGGCCTTGCGTCACACGCGACGAGCTACACCATCGTCATGGGAGGGCTCACCTTCATCGACCTGTTTTCGGGGCCGGGCTGGTGGGTGCAGTACCCCGCCATCGGCTGGGGCATGGGACTGGCGTTCCATGCCATGGGCACGCTGCTCGCGGCCTTCAATCACGCGGACAAGCAGCGGTGA
- a CDS encoding ABC transporter substrate-binding protein, with amino-acid sequence MSLPMLLRAAGVAAALVLLAACRIESAAPAAGPTLAREGTPSGDVWVYTSMYRHVLDALEPLLKARLPDVRVHWYQAGSEKVASRLEAERAAGAIRADLLATSDPFLYERLAREGALLRYASPNVLRVPRALVDLDARYAALRLSTMVLVHRQDGPPPPPSFAALAEGPWAGRVAIGDPLTSGTAFTWAVFCDAKYGESFFPGLRQRGAIVAGGNAAVLQKVESGEADAGVLLLENALAAQARGSPIQVVWPTDGAVVIPGPAALFTTTPNPVAAKAVVDVLLSPEGQRIIVEKGDMHAVDPRLAGPRGEAGVSELLERARPWTPELLERGLTQGGAVKERFRQAFSQ; translated from the coding sequence ATGTCCCTGCCCATGCTGCTCCGGGCCGCGGGGGTCGCCGCCGCGCTCGTCCTGCTCGCCGCCTGCCGCATCGAGTCCGCCGCGCCCGCGGCCGGGCCCACGCTGGCGCGCGAGGGCACGCCCTCCGGAGACGTCTGGGTCTACACGTCCATGTATCGGCACGTCCTGGACGCGCTGGAGCCGCTGCTGAAGGCGCGGCTCCCCGACGTCCGGGTGCACTGGTATCAGGCGGGCAGTGAGAAGGTGGCCAGCCGGCTGGAGGCGGAGCGCGCCGCCGGGGCCATCCGCGCGGACCTGCTGGCCACTTCGGACCCGTTCCTCTACGAGCGGCTGGCCCGTGAAGGCGCCCTGCTCCGCTACGCCTCGCCCAACGTGCTCCGGGTGCCCCGCGCCCTGGTGGACCTGGACGCGCGCTACGCGGCCCTGCGCCTGTCCACCATGGTCCTGGTGCACCGGCAGGACGGGCCACCGCCGCCCCCCTCCTTCGCGGCGCTCGCGGAAGGTCCGTGGGCGGGACGTGTGGCGATTGGAGATCCGCTGACGTCGGGCACCGCCTTCACCTGGGCCGTGTTCTGCGACGCGAAGTACGGCGAGTCCTTCTTCCCCGGGCTGCGCCAGCGAGGCGCCATCGTCGCGGGAGGCAACGCGGCGGTGCTCCAGAAGGTGGAGAGCGGCGAGGCGGATGCGGGCGTGCTGCTCCTGGAGAACGCGCTCGCGGCCCAGGCCCGCGGCAGTCCCATCCAGGTGGTGTGGCCCACCGATGGCGCCGTCGTCATCCCCGGCCCCGCGGCCCTCTTCACGACGACGCCCAACCCCGTCGCGGCGAAGGCGGTGGTGGACGTGCTGCTGTCGCCCGAAGGCCAGCGCATCATCGTGGAGAAGGGAGACATGCACGCGGTGGACCCCAGGCTCGCGGGCCCTCGGGGAGAGGCCGGTGTCTCGGAGTTGCTGGAGCGCGCGCGCCCCTGGACGCCCGAGCTGCTCGAGCGCGGGCTCACACAGGGCGGCGCCGTGAAGGAGCGCTTCCGCCAGGCCTTCTCACAATGA
- a CDS encoding parallel beta-helix domain-containing protein, with product MHPLPPSRAPRAVLLALVGLMVLPACSDDGDDRPDAGQPDSGVPADAGSDAGSDAGSDAGTPDAGGSMAWPQEFSCEGKEQTELTFNPGQEQDLQDAVNALDDCTTLHLGAGTFQFDNAITIRANGITVKGAGKGAQGEATGGESSTVLDFTHAAANTNGFDVVSKLFTVSDLAVWNAKKDGLRIESSVNVNIQRLRTEWAQENQESNGKYGIYPVKSSYVLVEDCEAYNAADAGIYVGQTQHTIVRRNVAKKNVAGIEIENTKYAHVTHNVAEDNTTGLVVFDLPGNPIRGTDIYVAHNTITGNNRPNFASVEASSSTVSQVPAGTGTFILASRRVEMERNTWGNNNTVDIAILSGLAIEPDPVQWAAGFFNFPSQDISIHDNTFTGGSGQMVDNGTPDPERRPLGALVGAVYQYGAAAHGVTGVEHVLWDGLDPAPRDESLANPINICFTRNTLPEGTQASVVDFDLQAVGGHLSAGPTPENAAAAWGETRRYAQGAEPYNCSGFTPALTIR from the coding sequence ATGCATCCTCTGCCGCCGTCGCGCGCGCCCCGTGCCGTGCTTCTTGCCCTCGTGGGACTGATGGTCCTTCCCGCCTGTTCGGATGACGGCGATGACCGTCCGGACGCGGGCCAGCCGGACTCTGGCGTGCCCGCGGACGCAGGCAGCGACGCAGGCAGTGACGCGGGCAGTGACGCGGGCACCCCGGACGCCGGCGGCTCCATGGCCTGGCCGCAGGAGTTCTCCTGCGAAGGCAAGGAGCAGACCGAGCTGACGTTCAATCCGGGCCAGGAGCAGGACCTCCAGGACGCGGTGAACGCGCTGGACGACTGCACCACCCTCCACCTGGGCGCGGGCACCTTCCAGTTCGACAACGCCATCACCATCCGCGCCAACGGCATCACCGTCAAGGGCGCGGGCAAGGGCGCCCAGGGCGAGGCCACCGGCGGCGAGTCCAGCACCGTGCTGGACTTCACGCACGCGGCGGCGAACACCAACGGCTTCGACGTGGTGAGCAAGCTCTTCACGGTGAGCGACCTGGCCGTCTGGAACGCGAAGAAGGATGGCCTGCGCATCGAGTCCTCCGTCAACGTGAACATCCAGCGCCTCCGCACCGAGTGGGCCCAGGAGAACCAGGAGAGCAACGGCAAGTACGGCATCTACCCCGTGAAATCATCGTACGTCCTCGTCGAGGACTGTGAGGCGTACAACGCCGCCGACGCGGGTATCTACGTCGGTCAGACGCAGCACACCATCGTCCGGCGGAACGTGGCGAAGAAGAACGTGGCGGGCATCGAAATCGAGAACACGAAGTACGCCCACGTCACGCACAACGTCGCCGAGGACAACACCACGGGCCTGGTCGTGTTCGACCTGCCGGGCAACCCCATCCGGGGCACGGACATCTACGTCGCCCACAACACCATCACCGGGAACAACCGCCCCAACTTCGCCTCCGTGGAGGCCAGCAGCAGCACCGTGTCCCAGGTCCCGGCCGGCACCGGCACCTTCATCCTGGCCTCCCGCCGGGTGGAGATGGAGCGCAACACGTGGGGCAACAACAACACGGTGGACATCGCCATCCTCAGCGGTCTGGCCATTGAGCCCGACCCCGTCCAGTGGGCGGCCGGCTTCTTCAACTTCCCCAGCCAGGACATCTCCATCCACGACAACACCTTCACCGGTGGCAGCGGCCAAATGGTGGACAACGGCACGCCGGACCCGGAGCGCCGTCCGCTGGGCGCGCTGGTGGGCGCCGTCTACCAGTACGGCGCCGCGGCCCACGGCGTGACGGGCGTGGAGCACGTGCTGTGGGACGGCCTCGACCCGGCGCCTCGCGATGAGAGCCTGGCCAACCCCATCAACATCTGCTTCACCCGCAACACGCTGCCGGAGGGCACGCAGGCCTCGGTGGTGGACTTCGACCTGCAGGCCGTCGGTGGCCACCTCTCGGCGGGCCCCACCCCCGAAAACGCGGCCGCCGCCTGGGGAGAGACGCGCCGCTATGCCCAGGGCGCCGAGCCCTACAACTGTTCGGGCTTCACCCCGGCCCTGACCATCCGCTGA